DNA sequence from the Candidatus Kaelpia aquatica genome:
TTTTTTTCATATTAGAGCTTCTGGGGTCAGCTAAGATTGAGCGATTACCTAGGGCACGTGGACCCCATTCGAATCTTCCTTGAAAATAACCTACTATCTTTTGTTCTATTACGGCATCGGCTATGTAGTCTAGAAGTTCTGTTTCGTTATCATATTTTTTATAATCTATGTCATTATCTCTAAGAAAAACCTCTATCTCTTCATCGGTGTACTCTTTGCCTAAATAAGGGTTTGTTAAAACATGCTCTCTTTTTTTGTTTTTTAAGCAGTGCCAAACGTATAGAGCTGCCCCTAAGGCGGCGCCAGAATCACCTGCTGCAGGTTGGATGTATATCTCATCAAAAGGTGTATTCTCAAGTATTTTAGAATTTGCAACGCAGTTTAAAGATACTCCGCCTGCTAAGCAGAGCTTGTTTAGTTTTGTTATATCGTGAAGATGATTTGCGATTTTTATTAAAATATCCTCTGTTACTTTTTGAATACTTGCTGCGATATCAGCAAAATATCTATTCTCTTCTATCTCCTTATCTGCTATAGGTTCTTCACTATAGGAGGAGTCATCTTTTTTCAAGACGAACCTTCGCTCTCTCTCCCTCGGTTCTCCAAATAGCTTTATGAAGCGTCTGTTAAAACTATATTTTGTTGAATAATGGTATGAGAAATATTTCATGTTTAATTTGAAACTCCCATCTTCGTTTAGATCAATTAATTTATATATCTTGTCTTGATATTTAGGTTCTCCATAAGCACTCATACCCATAACTTTGTATTCACCATTATTTACTTTAAAACCAAGAAAAGCTGTAAATACAGAGTAGAGTAGTCCTATTGAATGAGGAAAATCTGTTTTTTTTAATAAAGTTATATTATTTTTATTATCCTCTGCAAAGCTGCTCTCTCCTGTACCTAGGGTTGTTGTTGCCCACTCTCCAACTCCGTCAACTGTTAGGATAGCTGCTTCTGTGAATGGAGAACAAAAGAAGCTGGATGCAGCATGTGAGAGGTGATGCTGGGAGAATAATACTTTTTCTTTAGGTATATCAAGAAAATCAGTGATTGTGGATTTAATCCAGAGTTTTTCCTTGAGCCAGTTTTTGGAAAAATCAGAGAATAGTTTAGCTGACTTTGGATACGTTGCGAGTATTGTCTTTAGAATACGTTCAAATTTAATAAATGGTTTTTCATGAAAGACAACATAGTCTAAATCTTTTGAATCAATATTTGCATAATCAAGGCAGAATCGAATAGCATTTTCAGGAAATGAAAAATCGTGTTTTATGTGAGAGAACCTTTCTTCATTTGACGCTGCTATTATATCTCCGTCTTTAATTAATACAGCTGAAGAGTCATGATAGTGACAGCTTAACCCGAGTATATACATTATTGTTTTTTAAGAAATAGAGAGATGTCAGTTATCTTATTTTCTTTTTTCCATTGAGGCGGTTGCTTTAAGCCTAAATAATCTTTAAACACTT
Encoded proteins:
- a CDS encoding carbamoyltransferase, whose translation is MYILGLSCHYHDSSAVLIKDGDIIAASNEERFSHIKHDFSFPENAIRFCLDYANIDSKDLDYVVFHEKPFIKFERILKTILATYPKSAKLFSDFSKNWLKEKLWIKSTITDFLDIPKEKVLFSQHHLSHAASSFFCSPFTEAAILTVDGVGEWATTTLGTGESSFAEDNKNNITLLKKTDFPHSIGLLYSVFTAFLGFKVNNGEYKVMGMSAYGEPKYQDKIYKLIDLNEDGSFKLNMKYFSYHYSTKYSFNRRFIKLFGEPRERERRFVLKKDDSSYSEEPIADKEIEENRYFADIAASIQKVTEDILIKIANHLHDITKLNKLCLAGGVSLNCVANSKILENTPFDEIYIQPAAGDSGAALGAALYVWHCLKNKKREHVLTNPYLGKEYTDEEIEVFLRDNDIDYKKYDNETELLDYIADAVIEQKIVGYFQGRFEWGPRALGNRSILADPRSSNMKKILNAKIKFREPFRPFAPSVLAEEASSFFDIDKISERSPLKFMLYTVAVKKRDLIPAVTHTNGMSRIQLLEEKDNPRYYSLIKNFYAKTGIPLLINTSFNLRGEPIVNSLKDVYSTFLRSGIDVLILKNNILEK